The Mustela lutreola isolate mMusLut2 chromosome 3, mMusLut2.pri, whole genome shotgun sequence genome includes a region encoding these proteins:
- the CNPPD1 gene encoding protein CNPPD1, with protein sequence MDLAGLLLDEEGTFSLTGFQDFTFLPGHQKLSARIRRRLYYGWDWEADCSLEELSSPVADIAVELLQKAAPSPIRRLQKKYVAHVSREACISPCAMMLALVYIERLRHRNPDYLQHVSSSDLFLISMMVASKYLYDEGEEEEVFNDEWGAAGGVAVPTLNALERGFLSAMDWRLYTDPREIFEVLSWLESCVAAQQGRRRGWYTYTDLCVLLEQPAWQLALGSLCQRLAKLSCLLAMAYVSSVALAVASVAVIHQSLGLSCSPSPGPPDLGLASRSLLEPCTPSSVPQCLPCPINISSGQEGDAGLRSLWGSLLTSLTPPSVPPPDPPSPPTLLQNCPLCRKLQRDSPSCHACHHVNRTVPTGPPKAGYHSHGLAPPWPWSPVPPLLPQPQQCSLFSVMELARLKSFIFPG encoded by the exons ATGGACCTGGCCGGGCTCCTGCTGGACGAAGAAGGCACCTTCTCCCTCACCGGCTTCCAAGACTTCACG TTCCTCCCCGGGCACCAGAAACTGAGTGCTCGGATCCGAAGGAGACTGTACTATGGCTGGGACTGGGAAGCTGACTGCAGCTTGGAGGAACTCTCCAGCCCGGTGGCAG ACATTGCTGTGGAACTGCTCCAGAAGGCGGCCCCCAGCCCAATTCGCCGACTCCAGAAGAAATACGTAGCTCATGTGTCCCG GGAGGCGTGCATCTCCCCATGTGCTATGATGCTTGCCCTGGTGTACATCGAGCGGCTCCGGCACCGAAACCCCGACTACCTACAGCACGTGTCATCTTCTGACTTGTTTCTGATCTCCATG ATGGTGGCCAGTAAGTACCTCTATGacgaaggggaggaggaggaggtattCAACGATGAATGGGGAGCTGCAGGGGGTGTGGCTGTGCCCACTCTCAACGCCCTGGAGCGGGGCTTCCTGAGTGCCATG GACTGGCGTCTCTACACTGACCCTCGGGAGATCTTTGAGGTGCTGAGCTGGCTGGAGAGCTG TGTGGCTGCGCAGcaggggcggcggcggggctggTACACCTACACAGACCTGTGTGTGCTGCTGGAGCAGCCGGCCTGGCAGTTGGCCCTGGGCTCCCTCTGCCAGCGCCTGGCAAAG CTGTCCTGCCTGTTGGCCATGGCGTATGTGAGCAGTGTGGCCTTGGCAGTGGCCTCAGTGGCCGTAATTCACCAGTCCTTGGGCCTGTCCTGCAGCCCTTCACCAGGCCCTCCAGATCTTGGATTGGCCTCCAGGAGCCTCTTGGAACCCTGCACACCTTCTTCCGTGCCGCAGTGCCTGCCATGTCCTATTAACATCTCCAGTGGCCAAGAAGGTGACGCAGGGCTGCGTTCACTGTGGGGCAGTCTCCTGACCTCACTGACTCCTCCATCAGTGCCTCCCCCAGACCCGCCTTCCCCTCCCACTCTTCTCCAGAATTGTCCCCTTTGCCGGAAGCTGCAGAGAGACTCCCCAAGCTGCCATGCCTGCCACCACGTGAACCGTACAGTTCCCACTGGGCCCCCCAAAGCTGGGTACCACTCCCATGGCCTGGCTCCACCCTGGCCCTGGAGCCCAGTACCCCCGCTGCTCCCTCAGCCCCAGCAGTGTTCCCTCTTCAGTGTCATGGAACTAGCCCGTCTCAAGTCTTTCATTTTCCCAGGCTAG
- the SLC23A3 gene encoding solute carrier family 23 member 3 isoform X1 — protein MKTGLCFVQHFAKNQIMILEHQVTRRGAACGTPVARKAISVGVIAAASRAAKTSSKQGSMSRSSPHPTQLQSMGPQNAPVPLLLPPPLPPPPDVQNPSSHPWASQCGPPPWGLSCLLALQHILVLASLLWASHLLLLPSLPPGELSYSPAQLLASSLFSCGVSTTLQVWIGSRLPLVQAPSLEFLVPALVLTSQKLPLAIQTPGNSSLVLRLCRGSGCHGLGLWNTSLREVSGAVVVSGLLQGTLGLLGGPGHLFPHCGPLVLAPSLMVAGFSAHREVALFCSTHWGLALLLILLVVVCSQHLASCQLPPCRWRPASNSSPQAPIPIFRLLSVLMPAACVWIISALLGLHIIPLELSASLEVPWVWLPHPAEWDWPLLTPRALAAGISMALAASASSLGCYALCGRLLQLPSPPPHACSRGLSLEGLGSVLAGLLGSPMGTASSFPNVGTVSLIQTGSRRVVYLVGLFCVGLGLSPRLAQLLTAIPLPVLGGVLGVTQAVVLSAGFSSFHLADIDSGRNVFIVGFSIFMALLLPRWLREAPVLLSTGWSPLDVLLRSVLTEPIFLAGFLGFLLENTIPGTRLERGLGQGLQSPFTAQEAQLPQKSREKAAKEYELPFPTQNLHNCIPQPLHCLCPLPEDHGNKEGGPSEPGETADLLPGFAEQCPESSQDLGSQ, from the exons ATGAAAACCGGACTTTGCTTTGTGCAGCACTTTGCCAAGAACCAGATCATGATTTTGGAACATCAGGTCACCCGCCGTGGCGCAGCTTGTGGTACACCAGTGGCCAGGAAAGCAATATCAGTTGGCGTCATAGCTGCTGCATCCAG GGCAGCCAAGACAAGCAGCAAGCAGGGCAGCATGAGCCGATCATCCCCCCATCCCACCCAACTCCAGTCCATGGGCCCCCAGAATGCCCCGGTTcccctgctgctgccgccgccgctgccacCACCACCTGATGTACAAAATCCCTCCTCTCACCCTTGGGCCTCTCAGTGTGGGCCTCCTCCCTGGGGCCTCAGCTGTCTTCTGGCTCTGCAG CATATCTTGGTCCTGGCTTCTCTGCTCTGGGCCTCCCACCTGCTCTTGCTTCCAAGTCTCCCCCCGGGAGAACTCTCGTACTCCCCTGCCCAGCTCTTGGCCTCCAGCCTCTTTTCCTGTGGTGTGTCCACCACCCTGCAAGTCTGGATAGGCAGCAG GCTCCCTCTTGTCCAGGCTCCATCCTTAGAGTTCCTTGTCCCTGCTCTGGTGCTGACCAGCCAGAAGCTACCTCTGGCCATCCAGACACCTGGAAACT cctcccttgtgCTGCGCCTGTGTCGGGGGTCTGGCTGCCATGGCCTGGGGCTCTGGAACACTTCTCTCAGAGAG GTGTCTGGGGCTGTGGTGGTATCCGGGCTGCTCCAAGGCACCCTGGGGCTGTTGGGGGGGCCTGGCCACTTGTTCCCCCACTGTGGACCTCTGGTGCTGGCTCCTAGCCTGATGGTGGCAGGCTTCTCTGCCCACAGGGAGGTGGCCCTCTTCTGCTCTACTCACTGGGGCCTGGCCTTACT GCTTATCCTGCTCGTGGTGGTCTGTTCTCAGCACCTGGCCTCCTGCCAGTTACCCCCCTGCCGCTGGAGGCCAGCTTCCAACTCTTCCCCTCAAGCTCCCATTCCCATCTTCCGGCTCCTCTCG GTGCTGATGCCGGCGGCCTGTGTGTGGATCATTTCTGCCCTTCTGGGTCTGCACATCATCCCCCTGGAGCTGTCTGCTTCCCTTGAGGTGCCATGGGTCTGGCTGCCTCACCCAG ctGAGTGGGACTGGCCCTTGCTGACACCCAGGGCTCTGGCTGCGGGAATCTCCATGGCTTTGGCAGCCTCTGCCAGCTCCCTGGGCTGCTATGCCCTGTGTGGCCGACTGCTACAGTTGCCATCCCCACCTCCACATGCCTGCAGTCGCGGGCTGAGCCTGGAGGGTCTGGGCAGCGTGCTGGCTGGGCTGTTGGGGAGCCCTATGGGCACTGCCTCCAGCTTCCCCAACGTGGGCACAGTGAGTCTTATCCAG ACTGGCTCTCGGAGAGTGGTGTACTTGGTGGGACTGTTCTGCGTGGGGCTTGGGCTCTCCCCGAGGCTGGCCCAGCTCCTCACCGccatccccctgcctgtgcttg GTGGGGTGCTTGGGGTGACCCAGGCCGTGGTTCTGTCTGCTGGATTCTCCAGCTTCCACCTGGCTGACATTGACTCTGGGCGGAATGTCTTCATTGTTGGCTTTTCCATCTTCATGGCCCTGCTGCTGCCAAGATGGCTTCGAGAGGCCCCGGTCCTACTGAGTACAg GCTGGAGTCCCTTGGATGTGTTACTGCGCTCGGTGCTTACAGAGCCCATCTTCCTGGCGGGATTCTTGGGCTTCCTTTTAGAGAACACCATTCCTG GCACAAGGCTTGAGCGAGGCCTAGGTCAAGGGCTGCAATCTCCTTTCACTGCCCAAGAGGCTCAGCTGCCTCAGAAGTCCAGAGAGAAGGCTGCCAAAGAGTATGAGCTTCCTTTCCCCACCCAAAACTTGCATAACTGtatcccccagcccctccattGCCTCTGCCCGCTGCCTGAAGACCATGGGAATAAGGAAGGAGGGCCCTCTGAGCCAGGAGAGACAGCTGATTTGTTGCCTGGCTTTGCGGAGCAGTGTCCTGAGTCTAGCCAAGATCTTGGGTCCCAGTGA
- the RETREG2 gene encoding reticulophagy regulator 2, with product MASGGGGGNTGAGGGPGLGLSLGLGLGLSLGMGEATGEAEEEAATAEAVGRLATTLWLRLRGWEAVLAAAQRLLVWEKPLHSLVTAAALNGLFWLLSSSSLRPFFLLSVSLLAYFLLDLWQPRFFPDISASSPEEPHSDSEGAGSGARPHLLSVPELCRYLAESWLTFQIHLQELLQYKRQNPAQFCARVCSGCAVLAVLGHYVPGIMISYIILLSILLWPLVVYHELIQRMYTRLEPLLMQLDYSMKAEADALHHKHDKKKRQGKNAPPGGDEPLAETESESEAELAGFSPVVDVKKTALALAITDSELSDEEASILESGGFSVSRATTPQLTDVSEDLDQQSLPSEPEEALSRELGEGEETEPAPPTEDLLGLPQALSRQDLDLEEEEEDVVAEETLLRLSSPLHFVNTHFNGAGSPTDGAKLSPGGPVETLSPEAVSGDLTTAPSTLSPLLCLAESDPVPSPSVLPPLPQDLPQPLPAPEEEEALTTEDFELLDQGELEQLNAELGLGPETPSEAPDAPPPASLGPDTLSLVQSDQEAQAVAEP from the exons ATGGCGAGCGGCGGTGGCGGTGGTAACACCGGCGCGGGTGGAGGCCCGGGGTTGGGCCTGAGCCTCGGCCTGGGCCTGGGTCTGAGCCTAGGCATGGGAGAGGCCACCGGCGAGGCGGAGGAGGAGGCGGCCACGGCCGAGGCGGTGGGCCGCCTGGCCACGACGCTGTGGCTGCGGCTCCGCGGCTGGGAGGCGGTGCTGGCGGCAGCGCAGCGGCTGCTGGTGTGGGAGAAACCGCTGCACAGCCTGGTCACAGCGGCCGCTCTCAACGGCCTCTTCTG GTTGCTGTCTTCGTCGTCCCTCCGGCCCTTCTTTCTACTCAGCGTCTCACTCTTGGCCTATTTTCTGCTGGATCTCTGGCAGCCTCGCTTCTTCCCTGACATCTCAG CATCATCTCCAGAGGAGCCACACTCTGACAG TGAGGGTGCGGGGTCAGGCGCCCGGCCGCACCTGCTGAGTGTGCCCGAGTTGTGCAGATACCTGGCTGAGAGCTGGCTCACCTTCCAGATTCACCTGCAGGAGCTGCTGCAGTACAAGAGGCAGAATCCAGCTCAG TTCTGTGCTCGAGTTTGTTCTGGCTGTGCTGTGCTGGCTGTGCTGGGACACTATGTTCCGGGGATTATGATTTCCTACATTATCT TGCTGAGCATCCTGTTGTGGCCCCTGGTGGTTTATCATGAGCTGATCCAGAGGATGTACACCCGCCTGGAGCCCCTGCTCATGCAGTTGGACTATAGCATGAAGGCAGAAGCTGACGCCCTGCATCACAAACACGATAAGAAGA AGCGGCAGGGGAAGAATGCACCCCCCGGAGGTGATGAGCCgctggcagagacagagagcgaaAGTGAAGCGGAACTGGCCGGCTTCTCCCCGGTG GTGGATGTGAAGAAAACAGCATTGGCTTTGGCCATTACAGACTCAGAGCTGTCAGACGAGGAGGCTTCTATCTTGGAGAGCGGTGGCTTCTCTGTATCCCGGGCCACAACTCCACAGCTAACTGATGTCTCCGAGG ATTTGGACCAGCAGAGCCTGCCGAGTGAGCCAGAGGAGGCCCTAAGCCGggagctgggggaaggagaggagacagagcCAGCCCCTCCTACTGAAGACCTGCTGGGGCTCCCTCAGGCCCTCTCAAGGCAAGATCTGgacttggaggaggaggaggaagatgtaGTAGCCGAGGAAACCTTGCTTCGGCTCTCATCCCCCCTTCACTTTGTGAACACGCACTTCAATGGGGCGGGCTCTCCCACAGATGGGGCGAAGCTCTCCCCTGGAGGACCAGTGGAGACACTGAGCCCGGAGGCAGTGAGTGGTGACCTCACCACTGCACCGAGCACCCTGTCACCCTTACTTTGCCTTGCTGAAAGTGACCCGGTCCCCTCCCCCTCAGTGCTCCCACCTCTTCCCCAGGACTTgccccagccccttcctgcccctgAGGAAGAGGAGGCACTCACCACTGAGGACTTCGAATTGCTGGATCAGGGGGAGCTGGAACAGCTGAATGCTGAGCTGGGCTTGGGGCCAGAGACACCCTCAGAGGCCCCTGATGCTCCGCCCCCTGCATCCCTAGGGCCCGACACCCTGTCTCTGGTACAGTCAGACCAAGAGGCTCAGGCCGTGGCAGAGCCATGA
- the LOC131827964 gene encoding proline-rich protein HaeIII subfamily 1-like yields MKRESVEGQQEVAREPGSAQSSAPRQSSSLSAVPPSSCRGQQGPSDRLDGATPRPSGGDQPSLALPQPHPRSPAWRRSFHPASLRQHRPHRDKTPGPSRVTKRTTSPFAAPRTPPPSSFTNPASPPEGGLRTRGARAPPTPGGRRGSQAERRSPPARPRRVPGVPHRPAPAESRPRFETRSTYREGPRELQPSPRRAGPRKPKGLG; encoded by the coding sequence ATGAAGCGGGAGAGCGTCGAGGGCCAGCAGGAGGTCGCCAGAGAACCCGGGTCTGCACAGAGTTCCGCCCCTCGGCAGAGCTCCTCTCTCAGCGCAGTTCCCCCGTCATCCTGCAGAGGGCAGCAAGGCCCCAGCGACCGTCTAGACGGGGCCACGCCCCGGCCCTCTGGTGGGGACCAACCCTCGCTCGCTTTACCGCAGCCCCACCCCAGGAGCCCCGCCTGGCGGCGTAGTTTCCATCCGGCCTCGCTGCGACAGCACCGGCCGCACCGAGACAAGACTCCGGGCCCCTCGAGGGTAACAAAGCGGACCACCAGTCCCTTTGCAGCACCGAGGACCCCACCACCAAGCAGCTTCACAAACCCCGCCTCGCCGCCGGAAGGCGGGCTGCGCACGCGCGGCGCACGCGCCCCGCCCACCCCCGGAGGTCGCCGCGGCTCTCAGGCCGAGCGCCGGTCCCCGCCGGCTCGCCCGCGCAGGGTCCCCGGGGTCCCTCACCGCCCGGCGCCGGCCGAGTCCCGGCCCCGGTTCGAAACCCGCTCCACCTACCGTGAGGGGCCGCGAGAGCTCCAGCCCTCCCCGCGGCGGGCTGGCCCGCGCAAACCGAAAGGCCTAGGGTAG
- the SLC23A3 gene encoding solute carrier family 23 member 3 isoform X2 codes for MYLHVNENRTLLCAALCQEPDHDFGTSGHPPWRSLWYTSGQESNISWRHSCCIQHILVLASLLWASHLLLLPSLPPGELSYSPAQLLASSLFSCGVSTTLQVWIGSRLPLVQAPSLEFLVPALVLTSQKLPLAIQTPGNSSLVLRLCRGSGCHGLGLWNTSLREVSGAVVVSGLLQGTLGLLGGPGHLFPHCGPLVLAPSLMVAGFSAHREVALFCSTHWGLALLLILLVVVCSQHLASCQLPPCRWRPASNSSPQAPIPIFRLLSVLMPAACVWIISALLGLHIIPLELSASLEVPWVWLPHPAEWDWPLLTPRALAAGISMALAASASSLGCYALCGRLLQLPSPPPHACSRGLSLEGLGSVLAGLLGSPMGTASSFPNVGTVSLIQTGSRRVVYLVGLFCVGLGLSPRLAQLLTAIPLPVLGGVLGVTQAVVLSAGFSSFHLADIDSGRNVFIVGFSIFMALLLPRWLREAPVLLSTGWSPLDVLLRSVLTEPIFLAGFLGFLLENTIPGTRLERGLGQGLQSPFTAQEAQLPQKSREKAAKEYELPFPTQNLHNCIPQPLHCLCPLPEDHGNKEGGPSEPGETADLLPGFAEQCPESSQDLGSQ; via the exons ATGTACCTACATGTAAATGAAAACCGGACTTTGCTTTGTGCAGCACTTTGCCAAGAACCAGATCATGATTTTGGAACATCAGGTCACCCGCCGTGGCGCAGCTTGTGGTACACCAGTGGCCAGGAAAGCAATATCAGTTGGCGTCATAGCTGCTGCATCCAG CATATCTTGGTCCTGGCTTCTCTGCTCTGGGCCTCCCACCTGCTCTTGCTTCCAAGTCTCCCCCCGGGAGAACTCTCGTACTCCCCTGCCCAGCTCTTGGCCTCCAGCCTCTTTTCCTGTGGTGTGTCCACCACCCTGCAAGTCTGGATAGGCAGCAG GCTCCCTCTTGTCCAGGCTCCATCCTTAGAGTTCCTTGTCCCTGCTCTGGTGCTGACCAGCCAGAAGCTACCTCTGGCCATCCAGACACCTGGAAACT cctcccttgtgCTGCGCCTGTGTCGGGGGTCTGGCTGCCATGGCCTGGGGCTCTGGAACACTTCTCTCAGAGAG GTGTCTGGGGCTGTGGTGGTATCCGGGCTGCTCCAAGGCACCCTGGGGCTGTTGGGGGGGCCTGGCCACTTGTTCCCCCACTGTGGACCTCTGGTGCTGGCTCCTAGCCTGATGGTGGCAGGCTTCTCTGCCCACAGGGAGGTGGCCCTCTTCTGCTCTACTCACTGGGGCCTGGCCTTACT GCTTATCCTGCTCGTGGTGGTCTGTTCTCAGCACCTGGCCTCCTGCCAGTTACCCCCCTGCCGCTGGAGGCCAGCTTCCAACTCTTCCCCTCAAGCTCCCATTCCCATCTTCCGGCTCCTCTCG GTGCTGATGCCGGCGGCCTGTGTGTGGATCATTTCTGCCCTTCTGGGTCTGCACATCATCCCCCTGGAGCTGTCTGCTTCCCTTGAGGTGCCATGGGTCTGGCTGCCTCACCCAG ctGAGTGGGACTGGCCCTTGCTGACACCCAGGGCTCTGGCTGCGGGAATCTCCATGGCTTTGGCAGCCTCTGCCAGCTCCCTGGGCTGCTATGCCCTGTGTGGCCGACTGCTACAGTTGCCATCCCCACCTCCACATGCCTGCAGTCGCGGGCTGAGCCTGGAGGGTCTGGGCAGCGTGCTGGCTGGGCTGTTGGGGAGCCCTATGGGCACTGCCTCCAGCTTCCCCAACGTGGGCACAGTGAGTCTTATCCAG ACTGGCTCTCGGAGAGTGGTGTACTTGGTGGGACTGTTCTGCGTGGGGCTTGGGCTCTCCCCGAGGCTGGCCCAGCTCCTCACCGccatccccctgcctgtgcttg GTGGGGTGCTTGGGGTGACCCAGGCCGTGGTTCTGTCTGCTGGATTCTCCAGCTTCCACCTGGCTGACATTGACTCTGGGCGGAATGTCTTCATTGTTGGCTTTTCCATCTTCATGGCCCTGCTGCTGCCAAGATGGCTTCGAGAGGCCCCGGTCCTACTGAGTACAg GCTGGAGTCCCTTGGATGTGTTACTGCGCTCGGTGCTTACAGAGCCCATCTTCCTGGCGGGATTCTTGGGCTTCCTTTTAGAGAACACCATTCCTG GCACAAGGCTTGAGCGAGGCCTAGGTCAAGGGCTGCAATCTCCTTTCACTGCCCAAGAGGCTCAGCTGCCTCAGAAGTCCAGAGAGAAGGCTGCCAAAGAGTATGAGCTTCCTTTCCCCACCCAAAACTTGCATAACTGtatcccccagcccctccattGCCTCTGCCCGCTGCCTGAAGACCATGGGAATAAGGAAGGAGGGCCCTCTGAGCCAGGAGAGACAGCTGATTTGTTGCCTGGCTTTGCGGAGCAGTGTCCTGAGTCTAGCCAAGATCTTGGGTCCCAGTGA